A single window of Sphingobacterium sp. ML3W DNA harbors:
- a CDS encoding FecR family protein: MREQELNQLFAKYLRKECDEQELELLFTYFDEVDYEDSLKNLIEENWSEELSDNLDFQLKMRHAFLKTDQHLAQYVGRDSSKRFARRFIRWMPYAAACLLLAVSLSYYVFILNSDTTKKTVTELVSTLTVQPKLKFANGQEVVLDTLINGRKLLFENSRARVVQISVDKIQVYNNNSQSDIMEWVQLDVPKGKHVQVILADGSSALVNSMSEFKFPLLFNTDKRQTELVGEGYFEVAHVNNKAFYVKTPDQLIQVFGTKFNVRNYGDEDVSSTALFEGKVSVKVIRDNQIEAERFLKPGDQLDIPKDQKEINQKTITDHAEILGWTKGKFVYNNTPLKVMLKDLTRWYNVEVDWETVPNLRFQGTIPQDYTIVQVLDLLNEVGNLQIKLINNQLTFKK; this comes from the coding sequence TTGCGTGAACAAGAATTAAATCAGCTATTCGCAAAGTATTTGCGAAAAGAATGTGATGAACAAGAGTTAGAACTTTTGTTCACTTATTTTGACGAGGTCGATTATGAAGATAGTCTAAAAAATCTAATAGAAGAGAACTGGTCTGAAGAATTAAGTGATAATCTTGATTTTCAACTTAAAATGCGACATGCTTTTTTGAAGACAGATCAGCATCTTGCCCAATATGTAGGACGTGATTCCTCAAAAAGATTTGCTAGAAGATTTATTAGATGGATGCCTTATGCAGCTGCTTGTTTATTATTGGCAGTTTCCTTATCCTATTATGTGTTCATCTTAAATTCTGATACGACTAAGAAAACTGTTACCGAACTGGTAAGTACGCTGACTGTACAACCTAAGCTGAAATTTGCAAATGGACAAGAGGTTGTTCTGGACACTCTAATCAATGGACGGAAGTTGTTATTTGAAAATAGTCGGGCTCGTGTAGTGCAAATATCAGTAGATAAAATTCAGGTTTACAACAATAATAGCCAGTCGGATATTATGGAGTGGGTCCAACTTGATGTACCTAAAGGAAAGCATGTTCAAGTGATATTGGCTGACGGTAGCTCTGCTTTGGTCAATTCGATGTCTGAATTTAAATTTCCACTTCTTTTTAATACCGATAAAAGACAGACAGAACTCGTGGGGGAAGGGTATTTTGAAGTGGCACATGTAAATAATAAAGCTTTTTATGTTAAAACTCCGGATCAATTGATTCAAGTATTCGGAACTAAATTCAATGTCCGGAATTATGGAGATGAAGATGTATCTTCTACGGCCCTGTTTGAAGGTAAGGTATCTGTTAAAGTAATTCGCGATAATCAAATAGAGGCAGAGCGTTTTTTGAAGCCTGGCGACCAATTGGATATACCAAAAGATCAAAAAGAAATAAATCAGAAAACAATAACGGACCATGCTGAGATATTGGGGTGGACCAAAGGAAAGTTTGTCTATAACAATACACCGCTAAAAGTAATGTTAAAAGATCTGACCCGCTGGTATAATGTGGAAGTGGATTGGGAAACAGTACCCAATTTACGCTTTCAGGGGACTATACCGCAGGATTATACCATCGTACAAGTTCTCGACTTATTAAACGAAGTCGGTAATCTACAGATAAAACTAATAAATAACCAGTTAACCTTTAAAAAATGA
- a CDS encoding RNA polymerase sigma factor, which produces MEREEERIKVKELITGSKSAFESLYHYYRPLIYTAIFKMIKSHELSQEIFQDVFVRIWGQRENLDPDKSFKAYIYMIAKNLIYDHFRQISADRIKLDTFKSFYLKTSSNDIETALDLKETQAYLDQILEMVPEKCRHVYVLCKLEGRSYEEVSKMLNISIATVNNHIVKATRIIKNNWKSEIYLLFLFFHIFK; this is translated from the coding sequence ATGGAACGAGAAGAGGAAAGGATTAAGGTTAAAGAGTTAATTACTGGAAGTAAATCAGCTTTTGAATCCTTGTACCATTACTATCGCCCCTTGATCTATACAGCTATTTTTAAAATGATAAAATCTCATGAATTGAGTCAAGAAATTTTTCAGGATGTATTTGTCAGAATTTGGGGCCAACGTGAGAATTTAGACCCTGATAAATCTTTTAAAGCCTATATCTATATGATAGCCAAAAATCTAATATATGACCATTTCCGCCAAATATCTGCTGATCGGATTAAATTGGATACATTTAAAAGTTTTTATCTTAAAACCTCCAGTAACGATATTGAAACTGCTCTTGATCTGAAAGAAACTCAAGCTTATTTAGATCAAATATTAGAGATGGTACCAGAAAAATGTAGACATGTATATGTGCTCTGTAAATTGGAAGGGAGAAGTTATGAAGAGGTGTCAAAAATGCTTAATATCTCTATTGCAACAGTGAATAATCATATTGTAAAAGCAACTCGAATTATTAAAAACAACTGGAAATCAGAGATTTATTTATTATTTTTATTTTTTCACATTTTTAAGTAG
- a CDS encoding DUF6266 family protein — protein MAKFLKGIVGAYSGKVGSIVGSSWRSVDYVRSLPKITGKKATDGQIAQRAKFALAVAFLSPIKDLLNLGYSDKSLGKATGYNKALQALLNSGISGTYPALAIDYAKVVISKGGLSNLMGVSWYENAPGELELTWTPDTNKFNAFDDDSVVLLMYNRTKNFFSILESATRVDAMLSLSLPLSYAGDTLEGWIFTGHRDGVKTSLSYYLGELVLA, from the coding sequence ATGGCAAAATTTTTAAAAGGTATAGTCGGGGCGTACTCCGGTAAAGTGGGCAGCATCGTAGGAAGCTCATGGCGAAGTGTAGATTACGTTCGTTCACTACCAAAAATAACAGGAAAAAAGGCTACGGATGGTCAGATTGCACAACGTGCTAAATTTGCTTTGGCAGTAGCATTTTTATCTCCAATCAAAGATTTGCTCAACTTGGGGTACTCGGACAAATCATTGGGAAAAGCAACGGGTTATAACAAGGCCTTACAGGCTTTGCTCAATTCGGGTATATCGGGTACGTACCCTGCATTGGCAATAGATTATGCGAAAGTGGTGATTTCAAAAGGTGGTTTATCCAATTTAATGGGCGTTTCTTGGTATGAGAATGCGCCTGGTGAATTGGAATTGACTTGGACCCCCGACACGAATAAATTCAATGCTTTTGATGACGATTCGGTGGTACTGTTGATGTATAATAGGACCAAAAATTTCTTCAGTATTCTGGAGTCAGCTACTCGGGTAGATGCGATGCTGTCGTTATCTTTGCCCCTTAGTTATGCTGGCGATACGCTGGAGGGTTGGATCTTTACTGGGCATCGTGATGGGGTAAAAACGTCGTTGAGTTATTATCTGGGCGAATTGGTATTGGCATAA
- a CDS encoding helix-turn-helix domain-containing protein: MLSLIKRICQQLETIISLLEKSAPKEEPSLPVQLQQHAIIEDDLSQISGLMDINQVVEILNISTATYYRWVRQGELVPRRKGKRHYFFKEDLVQQLAEGKRRGRI; encoded by the coding sequence ATGTTAAGTTTAATAAAACGAATCTGCCAACAACTGGAAACCATTATCAGTTTATTGGAAAAATCTGCACCTAAGGAAGAGCCATCTTTGCCTGTGCAACTGCAGCAACATGCGATAATCGAAGACGATCTTTCGCAGATTTCTGGGTTGATGGATATCAACCAAGTGGTTGAGATTTTGAATATTTCGACCGCAACGTACTACCGCTGGGTAAGGCAAGGGGAGTTGGTACCGCGAAGAAAAGGAAAACGCCATTATTTTTTTAAAGAGGATCTGGTCCAGCAATTGGCAGAAGGGAAGCGGAGGGGACGGATATAG
- a CDS encoding Crp/Fnr family transcriptional regulator, with protein MRKTKEEIMDIIFKDIYSNWKTDIPELAYAFEEVQFIKGEQLTNNWGDLYFLTEGMMGKYDKTCPVRYALPGEPLLIPNSRHNFQFRAASDTKAYVMSRQALHAMNQSNSKFFEFYTYLIDKQQQHIDYRQQLLCIANFDKYEFVLKKYPYIRTHIKHKELALFMGVSVEYLRQLYRNSF; from the coding sequence ATGAGAAAAACCAAAGAAGAAATAATGGATATCATTTTTAAGGACATCTATTCCAATTGGAAAACAGATATCCCTGAACTGGCCTATGCATTTGAAGAAGTACAATTCATCAAAGGAGAACAATTGACCAACAATTGGGGAGATCTATATTTCCTGACTGAAGGTATGATGGGTAAATATGACAAGACCTGTCCAGTACGCTACGCCCTACCGGGCGAACCCTTATTAATCCCTAACAGCCGACATAACTTTCAGTTTCGAGCGGCAAGCGATACTAAAGCCTATGTCATGAGTAGACAAGCGTTGCACGCCATGAATCAAAGCAATAGTAAGTTCTTCGAATTTTATACCTACCTAATCGATAAACAGCAGCAACACATCGATTATAGGCAACAATTACTTTGCATAGCCAATTTTGATAAATATGAATTTGTATTAAAAAAATACCCATACATCAGAACGCATATCAAACATAAAGAACTAGCACTTTTTATGGGAGTCAGTGTTGAATATTTAAGACAATTATATAGAAATTCTTTTTGA